The nucleotide sequence CATGCTGATCGCGCATTCGGTCATTGGATCGCAGCACTAAGACTGCACAAAACGCGAAAACGGCGGGGAGGACAACGCTCTCCCCGCCGTTTTAGCGACAGGACCCCGCCGCACCGCAGCCATGCCTATTCCGGCTGGTTCACCCGATGGCTTGGCTGCTGTCGTATCCCAGTGCACGGCTGGCCTCCAGTCCCGCACGGGCTACCACCGGCCCCAGCCGCTCAACATCGGCGGGCCCGATCCGCTGGGTAGGGAACCCCAGGCCCAGAGCACACGCAAGCCGTCCGGCATGGTCGAACACCGGCGCGCTGATGGAACCCACATCCGGGTTGCGTTCCCCGAAGGCTGCGAAAAACCCCTGCCGGCGGGCAACAGCCGCCTGCTCCCGGAGCGTGTCCAGGGACACCGGGGTATCCGGCGTAAAGCCCTCGAGTCCGTGCTCGTCCAAGGCATCCCAGGCCCCGGGGTCGAACGCCAGGAAAACCTTGCCGGGGGCGCCGGCGTGCAGCGGCATGACCATGCCCACCATGAACGGCCGCATCACCACGTGCCGCGTCTCGGCCACGGCAACGATGGTCCGGAAGGCCCCGTCCCGGACGTACAGGCAGGCAGTTTCGCCGGTTTCGTCGCGCAGCTGCTGCAGGACCGGTTTCACCAGCCGGACCACGTCCAGCCCGAACGTCCCGGGAGTAGCCCAACGGACCAGTCCGATACCGATCCGGTACCGGTCGCCGTCGCGGTCCAGGAATCCCTCACGGAGCATGTTCTGCACCAGCCGCTGGCAGGTGCTGGACGGCAGCCCCGTCTTGCGGATGATCTGCTGC is from Arthrobacter sp. QXT-31 and encodes:
- a CDS encoding IclR family transcriptional regulator, with translation MLVLHKVAEILDCFSVEAPEPTLQQIIRKTGLPSSTCQRLVQNMLREGFLDRDGDRYRIGIGLVRWATPGTFGLDVVRLVKPVLQQLRDETGETACLYVRDGAFRTIVAVAETRHVVMRPFMVGMVMPLHAGAPGKVFLAFDPGAWDALDEHGLEGFTPDTPVSLDTLREQAAVARRQGFFAAFGERNPDVGSISAPVFDHAGRLACALGLGFPTQRIGPADVERLGPVVARAGLEASRALGYDSSQAIG